A stretch of the Schistocerca serialis cubense isolate TAMUIC-IGC-003099 chromosome 2, iqSchSeri2.2, whole genome shotgun sequence genome encodes the following:
- the LOC126456529 gene encoding micronuclear linker histone polyprotein-like: MLQLWRSTPSQLRRLPDATRRPDQTGGRAQKTGSDLRRRSEAPPPAKEHPWHERSGPLAQQKPRSSSAKKPSRNTENQTSTATTAPLPPTEEAKNRINTRKPTNTTESHNTTESHNTTESHNTTESHNTTESHNTTESHNTTESHNTTESHNTTESHNTTESHNTTESHNTTESQQHNHRQQQEATADNSCHTEARQTNNTTTTREEAAPQTPATADIASLMAAMGNPSSRSRTW, encoded by the coding sequence ATGCTACAACTGTGGAGAAGCACACCCAGCCAGCTACGGCGGTTGCCGGACGCTACTAGACGCCCAGATCAGACAGGAGGCCGCGCACAAAAAACCGGGAGCGATCTACGCCGACGCAGCGAAGCGCCGCCGCCAGCCAAGGAACACCCCTGGCACGAGCGCAGCGGCCCGCTAGCCCAGCAGAAACCCAGAAGCAGCAGCGCCAAGAAACCAAGTAGAAACACAGAAAACCAAACAAGTACCGCGACCACTGCCCCGCTGCCACCTACAGAAGAGGCCAAGAACAGAATCAACACAAGAAAACCAACCAACACAACAGAATCACACAACACAACAGAATCACACAACACAACAGAATCACACAACACAACAGAATCACACAACACAACAGAATCACACAACACAACAGAATCACACAACACAACAGAATCACACAACACAACAGAATCACACAACACAACAGAATCACACAACACAACAGAATCACACAACACAACAGAATCACACAACACAACAGAATCACAACAACACAATCACCGCCAGCAGCAGGAAGCCACAGCAGACAACTCCTGCCACACAGAAGCAAGGCAAACCAACAACACAACAACCACCAGAGAAGAAGCCGCCCCACAGACACCGGCAACTGCAGACATCGCATCCCTCATGGCGGCCATGGGGAATCCATCGTCACGCTCaagaacgtggtag